In the genome of Mauremys mutica isolate MM-2020 ecotype Southern unplaced genomic scaffold, ASM2049712v1 Super-Scaffold_100016:::fragment_2:::debris, whole genome shotgun sequence, the window GTCCCTAATTGTCCATAGAAGAGTGTCGATGGGCTGGCCGCCTCCCATGCCGCCTCGTGGTCTGAGGTTGCTCCGCAAGCCACTCTCGCCTCTCCCGGCTGGAGTCTTTCCTTACTGCCTGGAGTCTGTTCTCCCTGGCTCTCAGCCTTCTTCAGCCCTCTGGCTCGGGCTTCCTTCCAGGCCCAAACCCTGCTGGCCGGTGAAGGGTTTCCTGCAGAAGCCTCCTGGCTTGTGTCTCCCTGAGCATCCCCCTTCTCTGACGCTTCCTGCCCCTTGTCCAGGGACATCAGCTGACCCCTGCTCAGCTGTGCCTACCTGCTAACTAGGGCTGGCTGGCCCCAGACCGCTAGCCCTTAAAGGGCCAGACGCTCGGTTACAAAGAGGTACGGTCTGCGCAGAggaacttcacccacccacccagctagAGAACCTCAACCCTGATCTGCAGGGTCAGTCCCACCGAGTCCTGACTTCTCTACGGAGACAGTCACCAAGGGCCTGGTTAGTGCTAGCTGGTGTTAGGCATTAGGGATATTGTCCCGTGGCTGGCAGCTCAGGCCTGCACCTGCCTTGCATGTTAGCCATTGGGTGCAACACCTGTGCCTGGGAGCACTCACTGCTCTCTGTGCCTCGCTGGCTCCTTTGGCTGGGGAGTTAAAGTCCTGCCTTCCACGTTCTCCCTCACAAATGGGCCGTGCAGACCGGAGCTGAACCTGGGCTCTGAATGAGTCTTGCTTTGATCCCTACGTTCGTCTCATCACAAAGTCCCGTTGTAAATTGACATGCCAGGTGCTTGGCCACAGGCGCACCTGTTCTGAGCCTTTGGGAGATGCAGTGGAGTCTCTTTGCGAAAGAGTTACTACCCTCCTCGGAGTGCAatcagtgcggggggggggcagggaggtcaAACCACAACCTGATAGCCAAACGTGGCACGTGCTGCCCTCTGATCAATGCCTGGGTGTGTCCCCTGCAGGCCCAGCATGCAACGCTCCATCTCAATCCAGAGGGCAGCCAACCCGTCCAGCTCAGCGCTGTCCACGGGCAGCGCCTCTGGGAGCAAGAGCCGTGTGACAATCTGTGCAAAGCAGCCACTGCCTCCAAGCTTCCGGCAAGGTGCCAATGCCACCTGGCTGGGCCAAGCTTGGGTGCCCTGGCTGGTatctagcccccccccccaagtgctcTTGCAGGGCCTGAGCCAAGGCCTTTGAGAGCAGGGTTTTCCCCCAGGACTTTACCAGGCTGTGAGAGAATCCCGCAGTGAAGAAATGCAGCAGGGATGGAGTGCAGGGTCCGAGCAGTGGGGCGGGTTCTGACTGGGCTCTAAGGAGCTGTTAGGGTGGATCCTAACCCAGCTGTATCTCTGCAGCGTCTTGCCAGCGTTCCTCCTGCAGCCAGCGCGGCGAGTGCGTGGAGACCATCGGGAACTACACCTGTGATTGCTACCCTGGCTTCTACGGGCCGGAGTGTGAACACGGTGAGGGCAGTCGAACAGGGACACTGGGGGGGAGCCCCGCCGCAGGGCCTGCTACAGTCACTGCATTTACTTTCTGGAGGGTCTCCCCAGAGACGTCCTCTGGGGCGACGGCCTGGGCACCCCTCAGTGCTGCTCCTCGATTCACCAAAGAGGGGGGCCAGCCCAGCCCGAGGAGGGGCCTTTGCCGTGGCTCCCTGGccaaggaggcagagtggggtgggggtgtagccTCCCAAGCGCCCGCCCGCCCTGCGGCTCTAGCAcgcccgccccagcccagcccaggcagtTTGCCTCCCTTAGGGGTaaggctgccccccatcccctgtcagcTGGAGCTGCCCAAGCAGCACAGACAGTCGCCTCTCCCTTAGGGCTGAGCAGGGTGCTTGACAAAACATGGGCATCCCTCTAGTTTAGCCCCTGAAGCGTCTAAGCCAAACCCACAACGGGttgagcagagtcaggatgaagtTGTTGGCTCAGTAATAGGTTATTATTTTAGCGTTTGCTTTGCAATAGCGCTTAGAGGCCTCAACCACCGTGTCGGGCCgactgtgctaggccctgtacaataGAGCTGGTGGTTTCAGCTTGTGAGACGTTTCTTTATTTCAGAACTGGCTTCATTCCAAACCCAGACGGACAAGGACTGCACCAGGACCAGGGACCCGAGGGCTTCCAGAGTCCCAGAGGCCAGTTACCAGCTGCCTgtgcaggagcagagcagcctggGGAGTCACTGTCCCAGGCCTCTAGGAGCCCTGGGATCTCCAGCCCGGGGCAGTCTGCATGGCGGAGTGACCCCAGAGCTGCACCCCTGGGAGCTGGTCCTGGATCTTCCAGGCTTTCAGCTCCATGGCAGGGACACTGGAAGCGCCGGGAGCCCTGGCTCGGACAGGGAGCCTAGCAGACAGCAAGAGCCCCTAGAGACCTGGCTCTGCCCCAAGACTCGACTCCCgactccccgagctggggctcctgggacataagaacataagaacggccgcactgggtcagaccaagggtccagctagcccagtatcctgtcttctgacagtggccaatgccaggtgctccagagggaatgaacagaacaggcaatcatccagtgatccatcccaagtcacccattcccagcttctggcatccccatccccgcccatcctggctaatagccattgatggacccatcctccaggcacttatctagttctttttttaaccctgtggCTCTTGGAACACCAGCAGAAACCTGTGTGTGTTTTGATGAAAGTGGAGTCAAATCTGTAGTTGATTTGGTGAATCAGTTCTCTTCAGCACATTGGCATTTTCAGTCTAAGCTAAGTTTTGCAATCAGCTCTACTGTACATGGACATAGTGACAGAGCCCTGGTGCCAAAGAATTTAcactctaaacagacaagacagacaaaagcgGGGAGAACAGGCAGAATTGGCCACCCTCTCTGTTGCCCTGCATTGGGCTGGTGGAGGGAAATAGGTCTCAGGAAGATTTTGAATGTGAGGAATTTGGCAGGGGTGTCAGGTGTACAGAAGGTTCGGGTAAGAAGTCACAttgttggagggttttttttgccttcctctgcagcatgggtcacaggtcacttgttggaggattctctgcaccttgaggtctttaaaccacaatttgaggacttcagataTAGGTCAGTggcttgttacaggagtgggtgggtgtgatTCTGTGGGCtgggttgtgcaggaggtcagactagagacagacaatcataatggtcccttctgaccttaaagtctatgagactggAGAGATTCATTTTGTACATCTGCCCTAGTCTGGTGGCACATGGAACTGTTTCTCAATGAAGGTGCCATCATCTGTGTTTCTCATTCTGCAGAAATTACCGACCTGATGGTGAATCAAACCCCAGCCAGTGTCAGTGATTTGGAAGGCTCAGAACTTACCATGAATTGTACATTCAAGACAGTCAATAACCACAGCCCCATGTATGTGCGATGGTATAACTATGGGACCGAGGGACTAAAGCAAGAGCTGGTGAATGAGAGTGAGGTGATCACAATGCTGCATTTGGACAATGGGTTTGCCTCTCTCACTTTGAAGAATGCGAATTCATCTAATACAGGAACCTACGTGTGTGAGGTGGGGATCACAGCAAGGAACCTGTCTGTGTCAGGAGCTGGAACCCAGGTGACCATCAGTAAGTGTCAGCAGCCTCATACGTGCTTCCTACTATGAGATCCAGATACTATCAGCTTCCTACAGAGCGATGAGCTGAGAGCAGTGCTTAGTCTGTGCCAGGGCTTGGCAATCCATAGCCCCGGCActcctgggcttgctgcatcagttatgaatgtaaaaaaaacctgcttgagccctggcagCTCTTTCACTACAGATTAAGCACTGCCTGAGAGACAGAACCAGAGACAATCACTGGCAAGGATTCCTGTAAGCTGCTCTACGTTATGCCCAGCCCCCAAAgactgggcagggcagagcataAGGCATCTGGAGCCACACTCAGTGCACCGGAGAATCTGTTCCTCTTTTCTACATCGGCTCTTTTACTGCCCCtgatcatcatagtatctgaggcccagatttgcaaaggtatttCACCATtgctccactcagcactggcaggcctatgtgacttaggagcctctCTCATTGGCAGTCAGTGGGGcactaaatcacttttgaaaatgaaatgtagGCTGCTAAGTCAGATAGACTttgctccactcagcactgcaatgtgtaaatacctttaaaaatctgggcttgAACAGCTTCCAGCCATGCACCAAGCCATGTGACTAACACTTACCAGGTGTggtccattctctctctcatcctctcccaagagggggaagtgtgtgtgcagtggagcatttagagggttttttaatgcatttaactGACACACACAGCTGAACCGGATGCTTGTGTAAATACAGATGTTCAGCAGTTGTCAACAGAATTACTGTTTTGAGGAGGAGGTGAAGGTTCTCGTTAGTGCTGCAATCTGGTGCCAGTTCCAAGCATGAGAAAGCAGTGTGGCATCTCAACACTGCTGTGTGCTGACTGGGGTAAATGCTGATTTTGTAATGGCGACCACTGGCAAGAAGCTTTAGGCAATTTGTACATTCAGAATCCTCCTGTTATTCTATTGTTATGTTAAGAGATACAAACCTTGTAGGGTTTCTGGTTTCCTTCCTCCCCTactgagccagtccctgcccagtTACAGATCCATCCCCCTAGGCTAGGTATGGAGTCCCGTTTATCCTGTGGATTggcaggtgcagggttaatgaaGCCATTTTCCCTTGGGATGAGGGGAATTGGGAGAGGTTTTGTGAGTCTAGGGTGGAACCCATAGATGGGGTCAGTTAGGGGAGTGCTGCTCTCGGTaagggatacagagggacctagacaaattagaggattgggccaaaagaaatatgatgaggttcaacaaggacaagtgcagagtcctgcacttaggacggaagaatcccatgcactgctacagactagggaccgaatggctgggtagcagttctgcagaaaaggacctaggggttacggtggacgaaaagctgaatatgagtcaacagtgtgcccttgttgccaagaaggctaatggcattttgggttgtataagtaggggcatttccagcagatcaagggatgtgatcatccccctctactcagcactggtgaggcctcatttggagtactgtgtccagttttgggccccacactacaagaaggatgtggataaattggagagagtccagcggagggcaacaaaaatgattagggggctggagcacatgacttatgaggagcggctgagggaactgggattgtttagtctgcagaagagaagaatgaggggggatttgatagctgctttcaactacctgaaagggggttccaaagaggatggatctagactgttctcagtggtagaagatgacagaacaaggagtaatggtctcaagttgcagagggggaggtttaggttggatattaggaaaaactttttcactagtagggtggtgaagaactggaatgggttacctagggaggtagtggaatctccttccttagaggtttttaaggtcaggcttgacaaagccctggctgggatgatttagttgggtttggtcctgctttgagcagggggttggactagatgacctcctgaggtcccttccaaccctgagattctatgattctatgattctataagggcTCTGGCCAGGTCTCTAGTGTCTTGCTCTGCTAGCGATTCCCTACTCCTGTGGCAGAGTCAGCGGGCTGGCTGGCCTCATGGGAAGGTTCCCCTAGGTAGAGGTCTGAACCCAGCCCGATGACCCTACAGGTCCCAGCAGCTGGCATAGGAAGAGGAACCTGCTGGGAAAAAGGGAGGCCAAGGAAACTGCCTGTGACACAGAAGCGGATGGGAAAttaagggagggggagagaaatagCTTTTACATCCTTAAACTCTCTCTGCCATCCCTTTATTTATCCATCAGCCTCTGTCCTTCCTTTAGAGGCAAATCTGCCCCTCTCTCTGTCCCTGCATCCCACAGTGACAGGTTTTTCTTGATTTCAGATAAAGggagtgtgatgggttgggtcacagaaactccctcaagactgtcactagatgtgctgggataccactgagaagaacccccccacccccgccagaaAAGGCTCCTCTCCACTCCCATCTTGCTGAGCTGGACGCACCAGTTGGCTCCAGCACAGACCAAGAGGTTGGGCCACGACCCCCCTGCAGTTCACAGAAACTAAGATTCacttagcccaggggttctcagtaaacagggactttcccagcacccagtatTCAATCTTTCTGGGAGCCTAAACCCCGAGTACATCTGtcttactctgtataaagcttatacagggtaaactcatacattgcctgccctctataacactgatatagACAtaggcacagctgtttgctcccccagtattaattacttactctgggttaattaataaacaaaagtgattttattaagtataacaagtaggatttaagtggtttcaagcaataacagacagaacaaagtatgtcaccaagtaaaataaagcaaaacacgcaagtctcagcctaatacagtaggaaactgaatacaggtaaatctcaccctcagagatgtcccaataagcttctttcacagactagactccttcctagtctgggcccaatacCTTTCAAACCAACACCGTGgcttatggcctgggtccagcaatcactcacacccccgcagttacagtcctttgttccagtttctttcaggcatctctttggcgcggagaggccatctcttgagtcAGCTGAAATCCAAATGGaagggcttccagggccttttatattatCTCTCTTGTGGGCgaaaacccctttgttctcctgtgcaaaatcacagcatcAAGAccgagtttgtagccacctggtcaagtcacatgtccatgaatgattccgctttttgcaggctgacaccattgtttacatcatactttgaacattcccaggaaagctcagatgtggattggtgtctcccaaagtccattgtcagttaagtctttcttgactgggcactcaCTCAGAATAgttctttctcaagaagctgatcaaatgcttcactgatgctacttagaaGAAAACACAtggagatacaagtacatagccaatattcataacttcaaatacaaaaatgatacacacatacagacagcataatcataaccagtaaGTTACAGCCTTCTtatgtacaagatttggtgcaactatagaaccttggtagcaacaatgatctatacggacACAGTTcttgtcaataatgtcacagggaGCAATGCCTCCCATGTTGTTTTTGTCATCCAGATGGTTCCCTGGGCCCTTGTTATAATCTTGGCTGTGATTATTATTACAGAGTGCGTGATTTCAGAAAAGAGGGATGAGTGaaatgtctgcaatgcagtcactGTGCAGAGTCAGCCACAGAGCGTTAGTTACACACGAGGTCCTTCTGCCTTTTCTTTCTGGGCAACGTCCCGGTCCCAGTGCATTGAAATCTAAAAGCTGTTTCAGACCTGGCTGGGACTGTTGTTCTTGGCCTGTCTGTTCTAGTTTGTGTCGAATATTAAATCACTGTATCTCAGAATTAGAAGCACAGAGTTTAGGTCTCTGTCTTGTAAATGTTCCTGAAGGTCTTTACCTCTCAGGTCTCTCTTTCACAGCACTGATGATCGTTTCCTATCGCTGCGTGTGTCCAACGTGCCCTGTTTATTGCTGGCCGGCTGGCATGCACGGAGCTAGTGCAACCACTTGGGAAAATGTGATGCGTGTCCCGCAGGCATATTCTTTAGGTTCTAACTTACCaagtctgatttttttccacAGCTCCTGTCAATCGGACAATATGGTGATCCGCTGTTATAGTGTACACCTGGAGATGGAGCTCTCAGACACCTGTTACCCCGGCATTCCCCACAAACACCGTGCTGACCATCTTGCCTGCTAGATTCTGTACCTGCAAATAAACCTTGAACTgaatggaagggaggggaggggatactGGATAACTGGAAGGGAGGTCACGGGTGTTCAGAATAAAAAGACTCCTCTCTGACACCCTTCTTTGAGGCAGCAGAACCTGGTGATCGGTGGTGGCTTAGGCAGTCTCAGTGGCATCTGAGCCATAGGAAAATATGAGATGAACATTTATGTTACCTAAAGAGTCCCCATTGTGCTACCTAGCAATCACTTTAGAGCAGGGGAGTGGAAATTATGGTCTGTGGGCCAGATCTGGACCGCGGGATTGCCAGCCTGATCGCACAGCAGCGCTAAGGCAGGCTTTCTAcatgccctggccctgcaccgctcccggaagcagctggcaccacttTGCTGCAgcccgtggggggtggggggcagagggctccatgcgctgccctcacctgcggacaccgcccccccctgcagctcccagtgactgggacggggaaccatggccaatgggagcttcgtgggtcatacccacaggtgagggcagcgcgTGGCGGAgtcgcctgccccaccccacccccaggagccgctgccggacatgctggctgcttctgggagcagcacggggccagggcaggcagggagctttaGCCCCGATGCGCACTGCTGCCACCCAGGAGCCACTcgggccagagcccacaccccaaaccctcctgcactctgcaacCCAGCCCCCGGctttgagccccctcctgaaccccaatcccctcctgcacaccgcaccccctcctgcacaccgcaccccctcctgcacccaacccccctgctctgtgtcccccctgcacccctcctacactccaacccctttccctgagccccttcctgcaaaccacACCCGCACTCCCTCCCGTCCCCCAGCCCCATGCTCCAGCCCTACCTTCGTGGCCCTGCAATTTCCCCACCTAGCTGTGGCCCTCGCCTGCCCCTGCTTTAGCAGCTCATGGAACCCTTGGAGTGAAGATGCTCAGAACAGGGGCCAAAAACTCTCTTCCCTATAATTGGTTCAGCTGCTTGTCGGTCAAAGAGGAAATGGAAACATCTGCTGGGAATTGCTGTTCCGTGGGTTCAGACGGCCCCTTGCTGAAGTCAACTAGTgtacagttaagcacatgcttaagggtttgcaggattgaagCCTCTATAAAGGACCATGTTTTTATAACTGGCTTTTCTTTTAATTGTTTTACACATGCTGCTCTCTAATGGTTAGATTGTCTTACACCCGAGGCTAAGGCTATGCACTTACCAAGTGTTTTAATACAATTCTCATAACACTGGCTATTCTTGATGTCCCTATAAATAcctgcatccgatgaagtaggctgtagcccacgaaagcttatgctcaaataaatttgtttatctctaaggagccacaagtacccctgttctttttgcggatacagactaacacggctgctactctgaaacctataaataTGCACTCCTTTTTTGACTCTTCCTATGCTCTTGCCTGCACTGATTGAGTGGAGGTAATCCTGATTGGGTGGAGGTAATCCTCACAGAGAGGAGGAGGGTATAAATAAGACAATGGCTTCCCTAGATCCAGTCCTCCCCATCTCAACACATGGTGGCAAGAGTGTGTGAAAGACAAAGAACCAACACtgaagtgtaagtgtgtgtgtgtgggcgggg includes:
- the LOC123358216 gene encoding P-selectin-like translates to MEVGAWTYHYGAKSDYSWELARNFCRSFCTDLVAIQNQGEIAYLNSVLPHYKTYYWIGLRKIKNVWTWVGTNKALTKEAENWANREPNNKGRNQDCVEIYIKRDRDAGRWNDEHCQKKKRALCYQASCQRSSCSQRGECVETIGNYTCDCYPGFYGPECEHEITDLMVNQTPASVSDLEGSELTMNCTFKTVNNHSPMYVRWYNYGTEGLKQELVNESEVITMLHLDNGFASLTLKNANSSNTGTYVCEVGITARNLSVSGAGTQVTITPVNRTIW